The Sediminicola sp. YIK13 genomic sequence TTCGGTCAGTTTATCTTTATGTTTGAATAGAAGTTCAACGGCTCTCTTGTATTGTTCTTCTATTAGTTTGGAAATTTCCCTATCAATTTTCTGAGCGGTATGCTCGCTATACGGTTTAGAGAATCCAAACTCGTTCTGACCAGAGGAATCATAGTAGGTAAGGTTACCTATCTCATCATTAAGGCCATAGATGGTCACCATTGCCCTGGCTTGTTTGGTCACTTTTTCAAGGTCACTCAAGGCACCGGTGGAAATTTTATCGAACATCACTTTTTCGGCCGCCCTACCACCCAAAGTGGCACACATTTCATCCTTCATTTGATCCGGTCTAACGATAAGTCGCTCTTCAGGCAAATACCATGCTGCACCTAAAGATTGTCCTCTGGGCACTATGGTTACTTTTACCAAGGGAGCCGCATGTTCCAACATCCAGCTGACAGTGGCATGTCCTGCTTCATGATATGCGATGGTTTTCTTCTCACCTGGCGTGATGATTTTATTTTTCTTTTCAAGACCTCCAACAATCCTATCTACGGCATCCAGGAAATCTTGTTTTGTTACGGCCTTTTTCTCTTTTCTGGCAGCGATTAGTGCGGCCTCGTTACATACGTTGGCTATATCTGCACCTGAGAAACCTGGCGTCTGTCTTGCAAGAAAATCAAGATCCAGCGTTTCGGCAGTTTTGATCGGTCTAAGGTGAACCTCAAAAATTTCTTTACGTTCGTTAAGATCCGGAAGATCCACATAGATCTGTCTATCGAACCTACCAGCTCTCATAAGGGCCTTGTCCAATACATCCGCTCGGTTCGTGGCTGCCAATACGATAACATTTGTATTGGTTCCAAAACCATCCATTTCTGTCAGCAATTGGTTCAAGGTGTTTTCCCTTTCATCGTTTGACCCGGTAAAATTATTTTTCCCTCTGGCCCTACCAATAGCATCTATCTCATCGATAAATATTATGGCAGGCGATTTATCCTTTGCCTGTTTGAAAAGGTCACGTACCCTGGAGGCACCAACCCCTACGAACATCTCTACGAAGTCTGAACCAGACAATGAAAAGAAAGGAACTTTGGCTTCACCTGCAACGGCTTTGGCCAATAATGTCTTACCTGTTCCAGGAGGTCCTACCAATAAGGCACCTTTAGGAATTTTCCCACCTAATGAGGTGTATTTATCTGGATTTCTAAGGAATTCTACTATTTCTTCCACTTCTTCTTTTGCCCCTTCGAGACCGGCTACATCCTTAAAGGAAGTCCTTGTATCTGTTTTCTCGTCGAAAAGTTTGGCCTTGGATTTACCGATATTGAAGATTTGTCCTCCAGCTCCTCCGCCTGCACCTCCGGACATTCTGCGCATCAAATAGATCCAAATACCTATGATCAGCACAAATGGCAGTAAGGTCAATAGAAGGTCCCCTACGACGTTAGATTCCGTGTCGTAATCGACAATGGTATCTAGGTTGTTCTCCTTTTTAATATTTTTTATCTCGTTCTCAAAGTTCTGTAAATCCCCGTAGTCCAATATGTACTGTGGTGTCACTCCCTGTGTAAGCGCAAAAGATTTTTCTGCCACATCCTTGTGGACGTCCTTGTTCAAAGCTTCCTCGGTAAGGAAGACCTTGGCTTGGCGGGTATTGGTGATAATCAGAATTTTAGAAATATCCCCATTTCTTAGATACTCCTGTAGCTCAGAAGAGGTGGTTTTTTTGGTGCTATTGAAATTACCGCTACCGAAAAATTGGAAACCGATAAGCAACATAGCAATTAAACCATAGATCCACCATGAGCTGAATTTTGGTTTTTTTGGACTTGTATTATTTTCTTTAGCCATTATTTTTTTTTACTTATTAAAACTACTTTCAATAGCGGTTACCTTCGCATCGCCCCATAGACCTTCTATG encodes the following:
- the ftsH gene encoding ATP-dependent zinc metalloprotease FtsH, translated to MAKENNTSPKKPKFSSWWIYGLIAMLLIGFQFFGSGNFNSTKKTTSSELQEYLRNGDISKILIITNTRQAKVFLTEEALNKDVHKDVAEKSFALTQGVTPQYILDYGDLQNFENEIKNIKKENNLDTIVDYDTESNVVGDLLLTLLPFVLIIGIWIYLMRRMSGGAGGGAGGQIFNIGKSKAKLFDEKTDTRTSFKDVAGLEGAKEEVEEIVEFLRNPDKYTSLGGKIPKGALLVGPPGTGKTLLAKAVAGEAKVPFFSLSGSDFVEMFVGVGASRVRDLFKQAKDKSPAIIFIDEIDAIGRARGKNNFTGSNDERENTLNQLLTEMDGFGTNTNVIVLAATNRADVLDKALMRAGRFDRQIYVDLPDLNERKEIFEVHLRPIKTAETLDLDFLARQTPGFSGADIANVCNEAALIAARKEKKAVTKQDFLDAVDRIVGGLEKKNKIITPGEKKTIAYHEAGHATVSWMLEHAAPLVKVTIVPRGQSLGAAWYLPEERLIVRPDQMKDEMCATLGGRAAEKVMFDKISTGALSDLEKVTKQARAMVTIYGLNDEIGNLTYYDSSGQNEFGFSKPYSEHTAQKIDREISKLIEEQYKRAVELLFKHKDKLTELAERLLEKEVIFKDDLEKIFGKRPFDKEFDAQGQEKLKSEELPKEELES